The genomic window CGATAATAGCAGTACGAAGTCTCGTAAATACGTGGCGCAGTCGCGATTTTGTTCAGGATTTAAGCTGTAAAAGGAGGTTCTGCAAACAACACTGGAGAGTGCCGGGGGCTGGAGACACAGTCCCTGGTTAAATGGTCGCCGAATCCGACCTTAAAGAGGTTCGAGGTCAAGGCCAATACCTGGTAAATTGGCTGCGGGCAGGGAGGCCCGCAAGAAAGCGGCGCTCATCTGGGTTGGGCGCAGGCACATCAAGGAGGATGTTTTATGGGTTTACGAGTAAACACGAACGTAACGGCGATAACCGCCCAGCGGAACTTGACGCTGGCCGACAGCCGCCTGTTCCGGTCGGTGCAAAGGCTTTCGTCCGGCCTGCGAATCAATACAGCAGGCGACGACCCGGCCGGTCTTGCGATATCGGAACAGCTTCGGGCACAGATTGCCGGCCTCAACGCCGCAATCGTGAACTCCGAGCGGGCGGTCAACCTCGTGCAGACGATTGAAGGCGCTCTGAACGAGGTGAACTCGCTCCTGATCAGCATGCGCGAGCTGGCGCTTGATGCCGCGAACTCGGGCATTAACAACGCCACGTCTCTTGCGGCCGATCAGGCGGAAATCGCGAATGCATTGGAAACGATCACCCGCATTTCCGACACCGCCACCTTCAGTATTCAGCCGCTGCTGGACGGCACATTCGAGAACGAGGTCAGCCTGGCCGGACTCAACACGATCGGGCTCACCAACCTGGCCAACAGCACGCTCCGCGAGGGCGCGTACAGCATCAATGTCAGCAATATCACGCAGGCGAGCGCGGTCATTACGTCCGATCCGTTCGATCTGCTTGATAATGTGGCGTTGGCCGGAGTCGGCGCCGATGGCGATCCGGTCGGGCTTGATGACGGCCCGCACCAGGTGGTCGTTTCTGAAGCGACCGGCGCGAATGTGACCTCGTCAACCGCCGCCCTGCTCGATGGCGCGACCACGCTCTCGGCGACCACGATCACGATTTCCTCGGCCGCCGGAGTGGACACGGTCACGTTCGAGGGCGACGAGACCAACACGGTCGCCAACATCATCGCCGAGATCAATGCCGAAGTGACCGCGGGCCAGTTTATCGCGGTCGACAATGGCGACGGCACGTACTCGATAGCCATCGACAACAACAGCACGGCGGTCGGCGCCGCGCAAACGCTGACGGTGGCCTTTGCGGATGCCGCCACGGCGCAGTCATTCGGCTTTGCCACGGCATCAGTGACCGCGGCAAACGGCGAAAACGTGGGCGTGCAGCTTGATGACGGCGCCATGTTGCGACTGGCGACCGGCACGACCGAATTCATCGTTAACGATTCCAAAGGCGGCTCACTCACCCTCACGTTCGAGGTCGCGCTTGTGACGCAGAACCTGATCGAGGGAGCCACACTGGACGTGGATGTGACGCCGGCGTCATTCGACGTGCAGCTCGGCGCAGGTCCAAAGGTCCGCTTCAATTCCGGCGAAACTCAGACAGTGAGCGCCGGAACCGATGAGGACGGTACCCCGGTCGGGACGCTCGATATCAGCTTCGGGTTCTTCAACGTCCCGGCGGCGGACTCGGCCGTCACCATCAACATTGTGGACAATTCGATTCAGTTCCAGGTGGGACCGAATCCGAACCAGACGGTGAACATTTCGGCGCAGGACGTTTCGGCCGACAAGCTGGCTCGCGGTCTCATCACCGACAGCGGCTTCCGCAGCCTCGAGGAGATCGACGTCACGACCGTGCAGGGTGCGAACGATTCGATCCTGCTGATCGACAAGGCGATCGACGAAATCACGCGGCTGCGCGCGAAGCTGGGCGCATTCCAGCAGAACACGCTGGAGACGAATTTGCGCTCGCTGCGCATTGCCGAGGAAAACCTGTCGGCCTCCGAAAGCACCATCCGCGACGTTGACATCTCGGCGGAGATCACTGAATTCACGAAGAACCAGATACTCCTGTCGGCAGGGGTCTCTGTACTGGCGCAGGCAAATGCAATTCCGCAGACGGTACTACAATTGCTGGGGTAAGATCGGCCACACGGCCCGATTGGGGATTGAAGCGGTAACCCGCTTCGAGGGACCCCAAGGAGGTGTAACCCATTATGGGTATCAGAATTGATCAGGCAGGCTACCCAGGCCTTGACCCGGCTGCTGGAACTACGTCCGGTGTCAGTATAGACCGTCGAGTCGGAAGCAGCCCGCCAGCGACACCTCAGTTTGCGTCCGTCGAATCGCAAACGTTCGCTGCGGCAGATGCTGCCGAACTGGATGCTGCTGAGATGAAGAGCACCCTTGACGGGGTCAACAAGTTCCTGAGCGAGATCGGAAGCAGCCTCAACTTCATCCATGATGAGGCGAGCGGACGGTCGGCCGTACAGGTGCTTGACGAACATGGCGAAGTGATTCGCCAGATTCCCCCGCAGGAGTTGCTGGACGTGTACGCGAAAATTCGCAATATTGTCGGTATCCTCCTGGACGAAAGCGGTTGAAAAAGGAATAAACGGGTATGGGCGAGCGGATAACTTTCTCTGGACTCTCGACAGGCATCGATTTTCAGAGCATCGTGGACGTGATGATCCTGGCCGAGCGACGCCGGATCGACCTGGTGATGCTCAACAAAGCGGAGGAGCAGGCAAAGCTTACCGCGATCCAGGGCTTCAACACGCTGCTGCTCGGGTTGAGGACTTCGGCCACCAGCTTGTCGAAGCAGAGCAGTTTCCAGACGTTATCCGCCACCTCCACCCAGGAGAACCTGATTCTCGCTTCTGTCACCGGCAATGCGGCCCCCGGCACTCACATTCTTACGGTCAACCGGCTCGCGCAAGCGCACCAGTTGGCCTCTCAGGGCTTCGCGGATACGGATACGACTTCTCTTGGCACCGGCACCGTGACCATTCAGGTCGGCTCGGGCGCTTCGACAGCCATTGAAATCGACGCATCGAACAATACCTTGAGCGGCCTCAGGGACGCCATCAACAATTCGGATGCGGGCGTCACCGCATCGATCATTCATGACGGCAGCTCATTGAATCCGTACCGGCTGCTGCTCTCCGGCAGCGAAACGGGCGCGGCCAACACGATTGATGTAACCGTCGATCTGACGGGCGGTACGGCGCCGGATTTCACGAATAAGACAATTGATGCGGTGGAGGCAGGCGCCTACAACAGCGCTGCGTACACCGGCGCGGCAACCGCATCGGGCACATATACCGGAGACCGGAATCAGACGTTTCTGGTCGAGATAATGACAGGCGGGGCGGTCGGCGCCGCCACGTTCCGGTACTCGACCGACGGCGGCCTGACCTTCAATGACAACGGCGGCGCGGGATTT from Candidatus Abyssobacteria bacterium SURF_5 includes these protein-coding regions:
- a CDS encoding flagellar protein FlaG, with translation MGIRIDQAGYPGLDPAAGTTSGVSIDRRVGSSPPATPQFASVESQTFAAADAAELDAAEMKSTLDGVNKFLSEIGSSLNFIHDEASGRSAVQVLDEHGEVIRQIPPQELLDVYAKIRNIVGILLDESG